The following are from one region of the Blastocatellia bacterium genome:
- a CDS encoding ArdC family protein: protein MRHESNNDSTKWTELLTEAVTKPGVISKAYRSFHGYSIGNQMLALLQCQMRGIEPGPISTYPGWQAKGRQVKRGEKAIVLCMPLTGKRKAEDQNEDDTVFVRFTYRANWFVLAQTEGEPIEILTTPEWDRSKALTTLAISEVPFEHLDGNCMGYARKREITVSPINPMPHKTTFHEAAHVLLGHTSEGEVSDTERTPKNLREVEAESVALICCESLGLPGTEYSRGYIQGWLSGDVIPERSAQKIFHAADQILRAGQVTDAIVIS, encoded by the coding sequence GACCAAGCCGGGAGTCATCTCGAAGGCGTACCGCTCGTTTCATGGGTATTCGATTGGAAATCAGATGCTGGCTTTGTTGCAATGCCAGATGCGAGGAATCGAGCCGGGGCCGATCTCGACCTATCCAGGCTGGCAGGCGAAAGGGCGTCAGGTCAAACGCGGCGAGAAGGCCATCGTGCTCTGTATGCCGCTAACGGGCAAGCGCAAAGCCGAAGACCAGAACGAGGACGATACGGTTTTTGTCCGGTTCACCTACCGAGCCAACTGGTTCGTCCTCGCCCAGACGGAAGGTGAGCCAATCGAGATACTGACCACCCCCGAATGGGACAGGTCGAAGGCGCTCACCACGCTCGCCATCAGCGAGGTGCCTTTCGAGCACTTGGACGGCAACTGTATGGGCTATGCCCGAAAGCGGGAGATCACCGTCAGCCCGATCAACCCAATGCCGCATAAGACCACCTTCCATGAGGCGGCGCACGTACTCCTCGGGCACACTTCGGAAGGTGAAGTGAGCGACACCGAGCGCACGCCGAAGAACTTGCGCGAGGTTGAGGCCGAGTCGGTGGCGCTGATCTGCTGCGAATCGCTCGGACTACCCGGCACCGAATACAGTCGCGGCTACATTCAAGGATGGCTCTCTGGCGACGTGATCCCGGAGCGGTCGGCGCAAAAAATCTTCCACGCAGCCGACCAAATTCTCAGAGCCGGACAGGTCACTGACGCC